DNA sequence from the Antennarius striatus isolate MH-2024 chromosome 3, ASM4005453v1, whole genome shotgun sequence genome:
aggagaggaatgaaggttagccgcagtaagacagagtacatgtgtgtgaatgagagggagccaagtggaatagtgaggttagagggagaagagatcaagaaggtggaggattttaagtacttaggctcaacagtccagagcaatggagagtgtggaaaagaggtgaagaagcgtgtccaggcaggatggaacgggtggaggaaagtgtcaggtgtgatgtgtgatagaagagtttcagctaaaatgaagggaaaggtgtacaaaactgtggtgagaccagcgatgttgtttggtctagagacagtgtcactgaagaaaagacaggagacagagctagaggtagcagagatgaagatgctgaggttctctctgggagtgaccaggaaggataggatcaggaatgagtacatcagagggacagcacatgttagaggtcttggagataaagtcagagaggccagactgagatggtttggacatgtccagaggagagatagtgaatatattggtagaaggatgctgagttttgaactgccaggcaggaggcctagaggaagaccaaagaggaggtttatggatgtaatgagggaagacatgaaggtagttggtgtgagagaagaggattcaaaggacagggctagatggaggaaattgattcgctgtggcgacccctgaagggaaaagccgaaaggaaaagaagaggtgtAGGTGTggataatataaaatatatgatccataaacatatatatgtgatccatacatccataaacctcctccttggtcttcctctaggcctcctgcctggcagttcaaaactcagcatccttctaccaatatattccttctaccaatatattcactatctctcctctggacatgtccaaaccatctcagtctggcctctctgactttatctccaaacctctaacatgtgctgtccctctgatgtactcattcctgatcctatccatcctggttactcccaaagaaaacctcagcatcttcacctctgctacctccagctctgcctcctgtcttttcctcagtgacactgtctctagaccaaacaacatcgctggtctcaccacagttttgtacacctttcctttcattttagctgaaactcttctatcacacatcacacctgacactttcctccacccgttccctgctgcctgtacacgcttcttcacctcttttccacactctccattgctctggactgttgagcctacgtacttaaaatcctccaccttcttgatctcttctccctgtaacctcactcttccacttgggtccctctcattaccacacatgtactctgtcttgctgcggctaaccttcattcctctcctttccaggacaaacctccacctctctagcttctcctccacctgttccctgctctcactacagatcacaaagtcatctgcaaacatcagtccatggagattcctgtctaacctcgtctgtcagcctgtccatcaccatagtgaacaagaaggggctcagagctgatccctgatgcagtcccacctccaccttgaactcctctgtcacacctacagcacacctcaccactgtcttacagtcctcatacatgtcctgcaccgctctaacatacttctctgccactccagacttcctcatacagtaccacagttcctctctgggcaccctgtcataagctttctccagatctacaaaaacacaatgcagctccctctggccttctctgtacttctttatcaacatcctcaaagcaaatactgcatctgtagtactcttttatgtcatgaaaccatactgctgctcacaaatactcacttctgcccttcgtctagcttcaactactctaacttcattgtatggctcattatttttatttatttgtagttgccacaactctgcacatctcttgTTCTCAAAAATGGCCACCACCAAACTCcccctccattcctcaggcatattctcactatctaagatcctgttgaacaacccagtcagaaactctactgccacctctcctagacacttccatacctccacaggtacagtatatcatgTGGAttgagtgcctttccactcttcatcctcttcaatgccctcctcacttcatcctggctaatctctgcttcttcctggtccacaacagtcacctcttctagtctttgttctctctcattttccttgttcatcaactcttcaaagtactctttcaatcttcccatcacactactggtacTCGTCAATAGACTTCAAACCCTATCCTTAACCACCCTAatctgctgcatgtccttcccatctctgtctcgccaacctgtatagatcagtctctccctccttactgttcaacctagcatacaagtcatcataaacccattgtttggcctttgctacctctactttcaccttatgctgcatctccctgtactcctgtctactctcctcactcctctcagtgtcccacttcttcttagctaacctctttctctgtatacactcctgtacctcctcattccaccaccaagtctccttatctactttccttcgaGATAACACACcaaatactctcctacctgtctccctgatcacattagctgtagttgtccagtcatctggaagcacctcctgaccacccagagcctgtcttaactccttcctaaaagtcatgcaacactcttccttttttagcttccaccatttcgtcctctgctctgtctttgtccccTTCATCTTAGTccccaccagagtcatcctacacaccaccatcctatgctgtttggctacactctcgcctcccactactttacagtcactgatctccttcagattacactgtctacataaaatgtagtctacctgtgtgctcctaccaccactcttataggtcaccctatgttcctgcctcttctggaagaaagtattcactacagcccaGTGGTTCTTacccttgttggaggtgccgaaccctgccggtttcatatgctcactcaccgaaccctccttcagtaattttttttttttttttaatttaagacataagaacaatattttccgcaatataaggtgcaccggattataaggcgcaccttcaatgaatggcctatttttaacaaaaattttcatacataaatcccactggattataaaatgcacctgagaactcatcttcaatgaatggtctattttaaaacttttcatttataaagcacatgggattataagaaattgagaaaattaaaggcttttagttgcagaaaatactgtatatgttttactggtgtatttaatgaattctgcgttaatgtcacctttttcaaagaacataaccaagacagtgcatgaactcacacgaaatgacctacctgcaaatcagtgtgacttctgctgttgttattgagagaccagttcagatatgtgtggcttcaccttggcaagtgctacacagcaaagtctgttcctgttgttttccatgcagcttaaggaagtgttcctttatttttgccagtgcgagactagagtttgCTCATCTTGACTTtgtaaatcatgcagaacgctgactcccatcacgttccgttatacagtaaatgtaaattcacgttgcacatattcgtcctgaccactttcttttttttatcgacatagttactatgaattcaAATATTAACAAAGCAAtgagatgacgtaccatcatgacaggcataaataaTGCATCATcatgcagccagtgatggctaaggggggcgtgtcatcacgaattgacacaatgtgtcaaacgtacacagtgattcgtgctGAGACCCTAgtgttcgatcgaacccaggttaagaaccactgctatagccatttccatcctttttgcaaagtcaactcccatctgtccttctgcgttcctctcctggataccaaacctgcccatcacctcctcatcacctctgtttcctgcaccaacatgcccattgaagtctgcaccaatgacaactctctcacttctaggtatgctctgcatcacttcatcaaagtccaaccagaattttcctcttctcctccagctcacatcctacctgtggagcatacccactaaccacactgatagaaaatatctcaggatcgaagatatctcaggaaccagataagatagaaagactaaacaaaaggcgttatattcagggaggcaagaggatgaaaatttgatcacaaccttgaccttgagaaaactaggtcaagatcaaatttaaacttttggacatttttttgcacatatctcaggaaccgcataagatagaaagattaaacaaaatgtgttatattcagggaggcaaggggatgaaaattaaatcacaacattgaccttgaaaaactatgtcaaggtcaaattttcccttttacacctttttaggtacacatctctgaaacctgatgagatataatcacaaaacaataagcaacattttcaggaagccaggggcacaaaatgtgtaggtcacggtaaaaattttaattcaggggtgtcgcaggatgttgcagttcGTGACTACCTTGTTCTTTACAGGTTTTCATTtaccttttattatttttctagaAAGCTGCAGATCACATATCGTcatataaatcaaattaaaagttcATGTTACCTTCTCTTTGTCTGGGACAGGCTCCACTTTCCTCTGGAAGTAGTCTTGTCCAACCTCTGCAGAGTAACAGTTCGTTCCTATCAGCCAGTCGATCAGTATGGTTGTCTGGTTGAAAGGTCATAGAGGTTCGTCATCAGTCAACATCTCAGACTACATCAGCTTCATTATCAATTCCATAcctgttatttttaataaagtAGTTCATTTgaagtaaaatgtatttaaacaaTGAGAGCAATATCAGGTTTTCATGCTGTCATTCTCAAAATGTCACGAAGACGAAGGTGTTGCTCAAAGCTCTTTTAAAGGTTAATACATTTCTTAGACcaaagctgctcaatttggagCTCCTCAACATTGATTCAATACCTGCAGCTGACCAATCAATTCTGGACTCTGTGTTCTATTAGCTGTGATGCCCGCAGCATAAAGGGCACAAAATCAGCCGGTCAAATTTACTAAGAACATTTTTGGTGGTTAAATGAGAGCAAGGACAAACGTTGCTCAGATTTAGTTCACCACCAAgtaaacacacagatgttaCTGTGGCAAAAAGTAATGCAGTACATACAGTTTGCATTGCTTTGTTAGTGACATCTCTATAGTTTAGCAAGTTCAAGTAGATTTTctgatttaaattttaaaactaTTGCTAATTCGTTTATACCAGGTCATGTTTTCTGCTACAAATTACCACTGTAATCTAGACAAAATAAGAGAAACCAGTCTTCACATCCCTCCCGACCCCTCACATTGCAGCAGTGCTCTGCTATTTAAAACATACCGGTAGATGCTATTCTTCTCATTCCTATTTTCCACAGTAAGACAGGCTGTAATCTCCGTCTTTGAATTTGTTTCAGGATTTAAATGTGAAGGTTTTGTGTGGAGTCTAGATAGTGGCATGCTGTTTGTTGACAAGACAAACTTTTCACAGGCTTTGCCCACCAGAGAAGAGGtagaaaaatacataaaaagaaTCAAGAACCTAAAATTTGTACAAAAGTACAGTACTGTGCAAGTATTTAGGCAGATATACTTAGTCACATTCCAACACTGCTATATGGAGACTCCATTGTCCCTAAATGGAATACATTTGGAGACATTTCACTTATTTTCTGCTATAATCTGGTCTGCAGTGACATTCAATTCATTCCAACACAGCCGCTCTAAACAATCTCCCTGGTCATTAAAAGGAAATCAGTTCGGTACCAACAGagactaaatgaatgaatggatgcttGTGTAGCAGCAGCGGAGACTGAGTGGCCTCTCACCAGGGCGTAGTACGACAACGTCGATCCGATGTAGATGATGAGCTGGATGAAACTGAACTTCCCTgcctgaaaaataaatcagattatcttatggtgtgtgtgtatgtgtgtgtgtgtgtgtgtgtgtgtgtgtgtgtgtgtgtgtgtgtgtgtgtctgtatatacaGAAAATCTCCAAGATtataaaatacagattaaaataaagtaaattaaaaccAAGTTGCTTCTTCCTCGTGCACCAAAGGAACCCACCTGTCCAAACACCATGACATCAAACCTGATCCCGAAGGCTTTATACAGAGTTCGCTCCTCCACTCCATTCACTGTGTTGTACTTTGCATACCTGATGAGATGATACATGAgataaatattagaaaaataagGTTGAGATCGTTTAGTGATTGACTAAAAATAGCCAACGTTCCTTTTTACTCAACCTGCTgatgttgacctttgaccctcacTAACCTGAAGTTCAGGCCTGGGAAGAGGGTCTTGTTGCTCTCTTTCTCATCCAGCCGTCTGAAGGAGTACTTGGGAAGACAGCTCAGCATCAGTGGGTCCAGGTTGCAGTCCCACTTGATTAGTATGCCTATGACGCCTCCCTGTGGTCAACAGAGGAAATGAACAAACACTGTTGGGCGGTTTAGAAAAACTGTCGCCATTGAAAGTAAAATCTCATTGAAGTACAAGAATTTGGTATAATTCCAAATCTTGCACACCCATAACAAAAGTACCAAATCTTGATTTTCACAATAGATTTATCAACTGTTGTTACAAGAGATTTTGTGTGGGCCTCTTTCAAGAAATCAATACAAACAGGGCTCGAATGTTGATCAGGGAAAAAAATGTGCTCTGAACTGTCAAGAAATGTCAACTCAATGTTCATAACtttgtattttacataaaaacacaataatactTCTATGGTAATTCTATTATTAGGGTAATAATTGACTTTCTTCTTCAAAAAGGAATGTTTTCTGTCTTAGCTTGTTTCATCTTCAACTAGTCTCTTTCTAAGGCTGGCAGTTGGTTCCTAAAGTCaaggaaaaatggaaaatcCACACACATCCTCAACCACATAAGAATTGGGAAAATTCAGACCAGTGGTATCACAATCTTGATCTATTCCTGAGATATGGTGCTGAATAACAGCCAGTGTGTACACAGAACATTATACTGTCACATACATTACATAATACTGTTGAATACAAAACCACCATCATCATTTTAACTAACTCAATGTAATTTATTGACTAATAGCCAAACTTCTGTCAATCATTAACCTCCAAATGGACAAATCTGAAATTCCCTCAAAacactcatatatatatatatatatatatattgggaTATTGTGTTCATaagaaggagacagaagaacaaAGAGAGGCATGAAAAGAGTTTAGGTCACCCGCTACGACCATCAGTAACTTATTCATCGGTGATTGTGGACAGAGGTACAAAGAAAGTCCCCTACAAAACAAACTCATCAGAAACAGTAAGAGACTGACTCCTACCTCTACTGCCATCTCAGAGAACTTCTCTCCTGCCTGTTGAACAATGTCTCCCAGTCTGAAGATGGGGCAGAGTGAGTCGTTTCCTCTCTGACAGCTCCTCAGGTAGACGTCATTCATCGGTGGGAGGATGTTCCTTCTGGAAGACAAAAATAGATGGTGACATTCCCAGACAGCTCTTCACACTGTTGGAAAGTGATGAAATGTGAACCTTTGGGAATGTCATTCCTTGAAATTACTTCAAAGTGTCCATAGCTTTTTTTAAACAcgattttatttatattactttaaaatgcaGAGAAATAATACAGCGATATATATCTTTAAACTTTAGAATGAAGAAAAAGGGAATGAATAAAGCAGAttctttttttgtacaaaatacAATTAAATGATGACCAGCTAATTCCTCACAGCTAACTATTGGAAAAGGACTTGAGAAACATTTTCAACCTCCAGTTGAGAGTTGAGTTTGTTGCCCCAGTAGCTTCAACCCTGAAGCAGCCTCACCGGATGTAGTTGAAGGCAGGAAACCTGATGTTGTTCTTGATGAGGACGGTGAAGTTCTCAGCTGCTGCCAGCAGAGCAGGCCTGTGGTGAGAGAGCAATGAACACACAGtacatagacaaacaaacaaacaaacaaacaaacaaacaaaacacactgtTCAGTCTGACCATCTGTTGGATGTGATGGTGTTGATGTATTTTAGCCAAGGAGTGCACATGTAGACATTTTATGCATTAGACATTATGgtgctcaaaaacaaaaataaataagtatttCTGGAAGTCACACATTTGCAGGATCACTTCATGTTGTCTGATACAGTCAATTAATTCCTATATATTTGTCTTATAAATACACTTCCTGCATAATACATGCACTCATCATGAAAGCATATTATTGAATACACACACTGCCTTTTAATTCCAGAAGTTATACTGTTGACCTGTGGTTGATGTGTCCAACTcatgtcacacaaacacaaacgccACAACGAAGCTGACATTTAGGACCCTTATTACGACACTTGttaaattttgtaattttttttttttttattctactcTAGgaatccccatagggaaattattaaacCGCACTAACGCACACAGATATTCTTCATGTTGACAGATTATTTGTTATTTAGCTGTGATAttcttttatatattatatactgaattaatgaccgaagggaaattagtgagTCTAGATTCATAACAAGCATTACACTTTGTTGTATTACTCAGATGATCTCGCTGCTGTAGGTTCTTTTCATGTCAATAACACAATAGCTGCTAAGAAACAAAGCAATTTCATTTACCTGCTCAACAACGTTCAACCGTTCTACATTTTAACTACAGCCATTTTCATTGAAAAggttaaaaacacaatttttaatGACAGGTTCTATATTCTCCTTAGACTTTATTGAAGATTTATGTTTGAACCAGTTGTTACTATAAATGTTTCAGTGGATCACAAGAACTTAAAACCCTGGtgaaaagtttcttgaaaaagCCCTGTTCTGAATCAGAATAGTGTCGTCTACCTCGGAGGGCTGGTCTTGGTTTCGATTGGACACCATGCCGACACCTCACAGGTTTTCCTCAAAACATCAAACTTCACACATGATCCCGTCTGAATCCCTGCAGGAGGAAAACAACAATTCTGCATCCAAGCTCAACTGATTCTGTCAGAAAGGCCCCAGGTTTGACATCTGCAGCAGCCGATGAAGCGATACAAATCGCAGGTCATATAAATCAGTAAAAACTACACGATAATTCAAATGAGATTACTAAGGATTATTAGCCAGAACAAATCAGGGTTTTCTTCTTGATAAAGGTGAGGTGCAGATCTATCTATCCACAACAGACCAATAAGGCTTTGgtctcttattttttttcctacagtCTGGAacccatcccagctgacactgTGTGAGACAGAGGTCATAGATCATCTGGGCCGACACACGGACACAAACACGCATGCTAACATTTAAAATTTCGAGTCATCAATTCAAATAAAGAGCATGATGTTGGAGGAAACAGGATTCACAGAGTTCATATTGTACATTACTTTACCTTCATCTTACATTAGTCAAACGAAATTAAAGTCATATACTTAGCCTTTGTACGAATGTCTTTGTAAATATATGTGgatttctcattttcattcattctgtatTGGAGTCATGGCAACATGTTATTCATGGGGACTGATGAGCCTTGGCTCAACGCCCTCCTGGTTGTTGAGGTTGGTTTCTCGTGTTGGTGTAGTGACAGAGGAGTCGCCGTACCGTGGCTCTGCTGATACCAGGCTCCTTTCTCACAGTCTCTATCGGTACGACACAAGCTGGCTTTAGGGGGAACCTGGAATAGAAACACCGAGAATGAGacaagtgtgtttgtttctgttcatctAAACATCAGCTGcagttttaatgtgattttattgtGGAACTTCTGTGGCAGATGTTCTCACATAATAATAAACCATCATTTTATGGATAATTATAATGAAAAGAGCACCTCTGGACATTTTCCCTGCTTCTGGCTCTTTGTGACAATGACGTTTGTCACCACAAAAAAGGAGTTTTtgttctggggaaaaaaaaaaaagcatcatatGAAATTTCCTctttgacacagacacacaagattGAGGACCAAAACCACTACCTGTGCTGTAGCCCCGCTGTAGTCCACCACATCCCAGACAGCATCCCCCACCCCGGGCAGGTGAGTCTGAGCCACCCCCTTCACCTTGGTGGTGACAGAGCTCACCAGCAGGTCAAACTCCTGGTACTTTCTGTTCCACAGCATCAGGATGCTGGAATAGAGAGATACAAAAAGTCAGGTTTATGGCTGCACTAACGAGTATTAACATGATCCTACGATCATCAGCGATCCTACACCGAGACACGTCTAGAGAACAGTCTGGGTTAGAGGGAAGTAGACGCGCTGAATGTGCGGCCGCTCCCCGGACGGGAACACATGCGGGGGCTGAACTATTTCGCTGTGTTCGGACTATGTCTGAACTGTGTTCGCTCACCAGATGAACAGAAGGATGAATCCGTTCAGACTCCACTTCATGGATCCGAGCCGGACGCTCTGGATCCGAACCAGTTTGTTGGTTTCATACTGACACAGACTGCGAATAATGCCGCACGGCATAATCCTGTGCTGCTGGTTCCGGAACCGTTCAGTGAGGATTCTTGTGTGTGAAAGAATCTGTGTGAGACTCCTCTTCCTGTGTGGACGGTCACATGTCCGGAGTCCTGCAGCTGCTTTCggtctcatcatcatcacagcgCAGCGCACAGAGCCGGAAGGAGAATGTAAGGGTCCGTGGGCTCTGGGGCCCCACCAGGGTCatgctggtgaggcactgatttcatcataattacatttacaaacatattaacctacagtgtagcttattcaccatttaattagcaacaggtcatttttaaaatctcagagcagaattatttatacacataaactgtaacacacaaataagcacatatGATTAAAAAACTTATATTGTTACctacatattttttatgttatgtttacttataaatgaagtccatccgtcgctccttctgaacaaaagcatcaaaaatattttgagttgAGATTTGTAATCCTCattttttatagtaaggcaaggcaagCAGaatacaaatgaatggctgGACTAGTTTGCCGTCATTTCTTCTATATGGCCGAAGAAGAACACTCCTCAGCCGAATCCCTGGGTTcatcagcgccccctaccatgaggcaggagaactgcgtgcctcactttgtgTCTTTTCCCAGGcatttcaggaccgctcaactcaagaaagacgttacacacatacagttgttgacaaaaaaaacactgtagaTTTTATTCaatagctaaattatgggaatttagttcatagagcaaacatgtttgaacattttaatagcgtcATATAGAGAAACAGCATTACGgtcacacatgtacacacagttTCCTAATGTAACGGCCATGCAATCAGAGGGAAACGAGGAATCATAATATAGGTAGGAGATTAATAACAATAAacatgacaataacaataacaaacaaaacaataacaataaaaatgtagccgcaagaggacacaagccagtgtcttattgtgccggtcccaagcctggataaatacagagggttgcgtcaggaagggcatccggcgtaaaacttttgccaaatcaaagatgcgaatcaaacctatgacttccataccggatcggtcgaggcccgggttaacaacgaccgccatcggcgctgttgacctacagggcgccggtggaaattggattactgttggtcgaagaaggagaggaggaaagtgcgttcgcacgaagaaagagaagaggaacaccaagagtataggactgagagtagggacgttgaatgttggaactatgacaggaaaaggtagagagttggttgacatgatgcagaggaggaaggtagacatactgtgtgtccaggagaccaggtggaaaggtagcaaggctagaagtttaggagcagggttcaagttgttctatcatggtgtagatgggaagagaaatggagtaggagttatcttgaaggaggagtttgttaggaatgtcctggaggtaaaaagagtgtcagatagagtgatgagtctgaagctagaaatagaaggtgtgatgttcaatgttgttagcgggtatgctccacaggtaggatgtgagctggaggagaaggagaaattctggtcggaccttgatgaagtgatgcagagcatgcctagaagtgagagagttgtcattggagcagacttcaatggacatgttggtgcaggaaacagaggtgatgaggaggtgatgggcaggtttggtatccaggagaggaacgcagaaggacagatggtagttgactttgcaaaaaggatggaaatggctgtagtgaatactttcttccagaagaggcaggaacatagggtgacctataagagtggaggtaggagcacacaggtagactacatcttgtgtagacggtgtaacctgaaagagatcagtgactgcaaagtagtggtaggtgagagtgtagccaaacagcataggatggtggtgtgtaggatgactctggtggtgaggaagatgaagagggcaaaggcagagcagaagacgaaatggtggaagctgaaaaaggaagagtgttgcatgacttttaggaaggagttaagacaggctctgggtggtcaggaggtgcttccagatgactggacaactacagctaatgtgatcaaggagacaggtaggagagtacttggtgtgtcatctggaaggaaagtaaataaggagacttggtggtggaatgaggaggtacaggagtgtatacagagaaagaggttagccaagaggaagtgggacactgagaggactgaggagagtagacaggagtacagggagatgcagcgtaaggtgaaggtagaggtagcaaaggccaaacaagaagcttatgatgacttgtatgctaggttggacagtaaggagggagagactgatctataccggttggcaagacagagagatagagatgggaaggacgtgtagccggttagggtgattaaggatagggatggaagtctattgacaggtgccagtagtgtgatgggaagatggaaagagtactttgaagagttgaagtgaacatttgtgagcagcagtatggtttcatgacataaaagagtactacagatgcagtatttgctttgaggatgttgatagagaagtacagagaaggccagagggagctgcattgtgtttttgtagatctggagaaagcttatgacagggtgcccagagaggaactgtggtattgtatgaggaagtctggagtggcagagaagtatgttagaacggtgcaggacatgtatgaagactgtaagacagtggtgaggtgtgctgtaggtgtgacagaggagttcaaggtggaggtgggactgcatcagggatcagctctgagccccttcttgtttgccatggtgatggacaggct
Encoded proteins:
- the p2rx7 gene encoding P2X purinoceptor 7, giving the protein MPCGIIRSLCQYETNKLVRIQSVRLGSMKWSLNGFILLFICILMLWNRKYQEFDLLVSSVTTKVKGVAQTHLPGVGDAVWDVVDYSGATAQNKNSFFVVTNVIVTKSQKQGKCPEVPPKASLCRTDRDCEKGAWYQQSHGIQTGSCVKFDVLRKTCEVSAWCPIETKTSPPRPALLAAAENFTVLIKNNIRFPAFNYIRRNILPPMNDVYLRSCQRGNDSLCPIFRLGDIVQQAGEKFSEMAVEGGVIGILIKWDCNLDPLMLSCLPKYSFRRLDEKESNKTLFPGLNFRYAKYNTVNGVEERTLYKAFGIRFDVMVFGQAGKFSFIQLIIYIGSTLSYYALTTILIDWLIGTNCYSAEVGQDYFQRKVEPVPDKEKCIICVSYVDENNIRLVRRSRKKSLQDVKPVCVQPRKEDAGHLRAVLSLLDHSIESTSECKPKPDPRTCRPAWCKCDSCTPSSVPQEELCCRQSRGVCITSSSVFEQLVLRRSLLEAVLLYQDPLSPPADQHQTDALRHCAYRQYISWRFGVTPNDTHPAIPRCCVWRIREEYPSPDGRYSGFRPTRMASRRTCTNGDL